The genomic segment GATTACTGAACAGTTGTTGCAGGAAGTAATCCATAAATTGTTGGTCTACACACGCAAACACCAGCGTTACACGGCTTGAAAAATATTGAAGCCCGTTGCGGCTGACTTTGGTTTGCCCCTTGATGCCGGAGAAGTTGTAGAACTCACAAGCAGGATAGTGGCTACCTGCACTGCCCGATGTTAAATCTTTAATCATAGCAGCCAGCAGGTGCTGATGATGGAAAGGCAATACCCCGCCTTTGTTTCTTAGCTTAAAAATAATTCTCGTCCGTAACACAATTCGACATGGTTTAACCGCTTTCGCGAAAAAATTACTGATTCAGTTTTTTTAACATGTGCAAACGTAAATTGTTTGCCAAAAGTTCAACTTTCTTACAACTTTCTTACAATGTATCGCGGCTTGCTCACGGGACGGGGTCGTACCCACTTCCGCCCCAAGGGTGACAACGCCCGATGCGCTTCAGCCCTAACCAAAAACCTTTCAGTATCCCGTGCTTTTCCACCGCCTGCACCATATACTCCGAGCAGGTAGGCGTAAACCGACAAGCAGCCGGATACAGCGGGCTGATAGCTGCCTGATAAACCCTCAACAAAAAAATAAACGAACGCCTGAGCATGAGAGATAAAAGTAAGAGATTTATCTGCAAGATTCGTGCGCAAATGCAACCCGAAAACCCTATTTTTGCCGCAAACTTAATCAATGCCGTCCTAATGAGCGTTTTAGTCAATAAATCTTCTCGTATTATCGTACAAGGGTTTACCGGTTCGGAAGGAACCTTTCATGCCACACAAATGATTGAGTATGGCAAAGAGTTTAACGGTGCACAGGTAGTTGGCGGCGTTCGCCCCGGCAAAGGTGGTACTACCCACTTAGACCTGCCCGTTTTTGACACTGTGAAAGATGCCGTAGCAGCCACAGGCGCAAACGTATCCATCATCTTTGTTCCTCCCGCAGGTGCTGCCAATGCCATTTTGGAAGCAGCCGAAGGCGGTATTGAATTGGTGGTATGTATCACCGAAGGTATCCCTGTCAAAGATATGATGAAGGTAAAGCACGCCCTGAAAGGCAGCAAAACCCGCCTGATTGGCCCTAACTGCCCGGGTGTTATCAGCGCAGGACAGGCGAAAGTAGGCATCATGCCGGGCTTTATCTTCAAAGAAGGCCGCGTAGGCATTGTTTCTAAATCAGGTACTTTGACCTACGAAGCAGCCGACCAAGTAGCCAAAGCAGGTTTAGGCATCTCTACCGCTATCGGTATCGGTGGCGACCCCATCATTGGCACTACCACCAAAGAAGCCGTTGAACTGCTGATGAACGACCCCGACACAGATGCCATCGTGATGATTGGCGAAATCGGCGGACAATTGGAAGCCGACGCTGCCCGCTGGATTAAGGCAGACGGCAACCGCAAGCCCGTTATCGGCTTCATTGCGGGACAGACCGCACCCAAAGGCCGACGCATGGGTCATGCCGGAGCTATCATCGGCGGAGACGACGACACTGCCGCCGCCAAAATGCGCATCATGCGCGAAAACGGCATCACCGTTGTGGAGTCGCCCGCGCTGATAGGCGAAACCGTTGCCAAAGTTTTAGGAAAATAAGTTGCTCATTATAGAAAGCCGTTTGTAACTTCAACAAACGGCTTTTTTATAGGCTTATGGAAAAATTGCGATTGTTAGACGGGCAACTCTTAGACCTGACCATGCAGCGCCTCTGCCACCAATTGGTAGAAAAACATGAGGATTTTGCCCATTCGGTGCTCGTGGGTATGCAGCCGCGCGGGCGCTATTTTGCCGACCGCATCAAGGCGCGTTTAGACCGCATCACGAGCGGCAATGTGCCTATCGGCTACTTGGATATCACGTTCTACCGCGACGACTTCCGCCGACGCAATGAACCCTTGCAGGCAAGCGAAACCCTGCTGCCTTTTGATGTGGAAGGTAAGCATGTCGTACTAATTGATGATGTTCTGTTTACGGGCAGAACCATTCGCGCCGCGCTGAGTGCGCTGGGCGAATACGGCAGACCTGCCTCAGTAGAACTGCTGGTACTGATAGACCGCCTGTACAGTCGCGATTTGCCCATTCAGCCTGACTATACGGGGCGCACCGTTAACAGCATTCTTTCGCAGCGCGTAGTGGTAGAATGGACGGAACAGGGCGCTGCCGAAGATGCCATCTGGTTGGTTACCAAGTAGTTTTGAAGAATGTGGACAACCGGCGTATGACGCAGGTTTACGCTGATTTTTTAATCTACACATCTGGATGGCTAATAATTGCAACGAGCATACAAAAGCGCAATTGATTCGCAAAAGCGACTTTTTGTAAGTTATTTAAAATCACATACTTGAAACCTGACAGTTCTTGGCAACCTGTCAGGTTTGTCTATAACCGTTAATTGCAGGGACACACAAAATTGACAATTTTTATATGGCTGCGCTTTCCGTTAATCACTTGCTGGGCATCAAAGGGCTGACCACCGAAGACATTGAGCTTATTTTTGATACCGCCGATAAGTTCAAAGAGGTGCTGAATCGCCCGATTCGCAAAGTGCCTTCGCTGCGCGATATTACCATTGCCAACGTATTTTTTGAAAACTCTACCCGCACGCGACTTTCGTTTGAACTCGCGGAAAAACGGCTTTCGGCAGATGTCATCAACTTTTCGGCTTCGGGCAGCTCAGTGAAAAAAGGTGAAACGCTGCTGGATACGGTGAACAACATTCTGGCCATGAAGGTAGAAATGATTGTGATGCGCCATGCAAGTCCCGGAGCACCGCACTTCCTTTCGCGCCATATCAAAGCAGCGATTGTTAATGCGGGCGACGGCACGCACGAACACCCGACACAAGCACTGCTGGATGCTTACTCCATCCGCGAAAAACTCGGCTCGGTCGGCGGCAAAAAAATCGCCATCATCGGCGACATCAGCCACTCGCGCGTGGCACTTTCCAATATTTTCTGCCTGCAAAAATTGGGGGCAGAGGTTATGGTTTGCGGTCCCGCCACGCTTATTCCCAAGCACATGGCAAGTTTAGGGGTAAAAGTGGTGCACGATACACGGCAGGCGTTGGAATGGTGCGACGTAGCCAACGTATTGCGCATTCAGTTAGAGCGGCAACAGGGCAAAAATTTCCCCTCGTTGCGCGAATATGCCCGCTACTACGGCATCAACGGCAATCTGTTGCGGCAAATCGGTAGGCCGATAACGATTATGCACCCGGGCCCCATCAATCGCGGCATAGAACTGACCAGCGACGTAGCCGACTCGGCGCAATCCATCATTTTAGACCAAGTGGAAAACGGCGTGGCTATCCGCATGGCGGTGCTGTACCTGTTGGCGGAGAAAATCAAGGTCTATGGCGCAGGCAAGGCGGCGTAACGGATTGCCGGATTTTGCGTAATTTTTGGGAAGTCTTTCGCGCGAATACCTGTAATTGCACAGTTGAGTGTAACCAAACACATGGCATAAGCACGCAGATTGCAACAGATTACACGGATGCTCCCCGATTGAGATGTTTAAAAACGCAGCACTTTGTATAAGCTCTCATCAAGAAAAATGCAGCCGAAAGGTAGCGCCGCGCGGACAAAAAGTTTGAAAGACCTCGGTTATGAGAATTGAAAGCATTCGGATAAAGAATTACAAGGTATTTAAGGATGTTGAACTGAACGACTTACCCGAATTAGCCGTTTTCGTTGGGGCTAATGGTGTCGGTAAAACCACCTTATTTGATGTATTCGGCTTTCTGAGCGATGCACTGAAAAACAATATACGTCAAGCAATTGCGAAAAGAGGCGGCTTTAAAGAAGTTATCAGCAGAGGACAGCAAGGCTTGATAGAGTTTGAACTGCAATTCCGATTAACCATAGCAGGGAAGAACAGACTTGTTACCTACCGATTGGAAATCGGGGAAGAAGAAGGCAAACCGTATATTGAGCGTGAAATATTGCGATACAAAAGAGGGGCTTACGGCTCGCCTTATCATTTTCTGGATTTTTCAAGAGGTTCGGGATACGCTATCACCAACGAAGAAGATTTTGATAAGCCCGATGAAGAGTTGGACAGAGAGCAGCAAAAATTAGGCTCGCCCGATATATTAGCAATCAAAGGATTAGGACAATTTGAGCGGTTCAAAGCAGCAAGTGCTTTTAGAACTTTTATAGAAAATTGGCATGTTTCCGATTTTCATATTTCCGTTGCACGTCCGAGCAGAGAAGCCGGCTATGCAGAGCACCTTTCCCCAACAGGCGACAATTTGCCGCTTGTAGCGCAATACATGTTTGAAAATCAGAAAGATGCATTTAATCTGGTGCTTGAGAAAATGAAAAGAAGAGTGCCGGGTATTCAGGATGTTAAAGCAGAAGCGACAATTGACGGAAGAATAGTACTGCGCTTTCAGGACGGCTCATTCAAAGACCCTTTTATTGCTAATTATGTTTCGGATGGCACTATCAAAATGTTTGCCTATCTGATTTTATTGCACGACCCTAATCCGCACCCACTGCTGTGTATAGAAGAACCTGAAAATCAATTATATCCAAGTTTGCTGTTTGAACTTTTGGAGGAGTTCAGAGCATATGCCAAAAGCGGAGGGCAGGTATTTGTATCATCACACTCACCGGATTTGCTGAACGGAGCTACACCTGATGAGGTCTACTGGTTAGTTAAACAGGACGGCTATACACGCATTGAACGTGCGTCGCATCATCAAGAGATAGTAACACTGTACGAAGAAGGTGAAAAACTCGGTTACTTGTGGAAGGAAAACTATTTCAAAGGAAGTAACCCCGAATGAGTTGCGGCTATGAACTACAAGGCATTGGAAATATTGACGGAAGAGCCTTCTATGGAATACTTTCTCAGGGGGCTGCTCCCGCGAATATTACCCAAAGAATATGTATTAGATGAAAATTGCTTTATTCGCCCACATGAAGGCAAAAGCCATTTGCAAAAATCCATTCCCATAAAAATGCGGGCATATGCACGATATCCCTACCCCGTGAAGGTACTCATTGTTCACGACCAAGACTCAAACGATTGTAAAGTTCTCAAAAACAAACTGATAGAGTTAGCGGGGGCATCTAAAATTCCCTGTCTTGTCCGAATTGCGTGCAGGGAACTTGAAAATTGGTACTTAGGCGATTTTGAGGCAGTTGAAAAAATCTATCCCGAAATTCGCGCCGAGCAACAGGTCAAAAAGGCCAAATTCAAAAACCCGGACTCGGTATTCGGTGCGCATGAAATAGGATTGCTCACCAAAAATTTCGGCAAAATTCATGCTGCCCGTTCGTTGGGCGAAATCATCAACATAGAAGCTAATACTTCGCCAAGTTTTCGGCAATTTATTAGCGGGCTTTCAAAACTTTTGAGTAATTCATGAATAAAAAACAATTGTTGTATGCGTAGAAGCACAATCTCATGCCATTAACCTAATCAATGCTAACCACCCTCCTTGCCAAAATCATCAGTGGCGCTTATGTCGGTTATGCCACCAACGACTTAGCCATCCAAATGCTGTTCCGCAAACGCTTTGGGCTGGGGGGCATCGTGTTGCGCACACGCGATGAGTTTATCGCTAACATCAGCCGCTTGGTAGAGCGCGACATCATCAATCACCACACGTTGAGCCGCGAACTGGCCGAAAACCCCGGGGCTTTTCAGGACAGCCTCGCCGATGCTTTACAAGACTTGACAGGGCGCAGCCTTTGGCTATATCTGCCTGAAAATGAACCTATAAACTCTCTGGCAGGATTTGATGCCTCTATTCAACGCATTGCCGACAGTGCATGGCAGCTGTTTCGCGACAAGGATTTACAACAGTCTTTACGGCACATTATCGGTGCGGCCAATATGGAGCCGCTGCTGACAGCGGATTTACTCACCGCATTAGAAAACCGATTGAGGCAGTTGTTGCAAGAGGCTCAGCAAGCCCATCCTTTGCTTGCCGATACACTTACATACGCTGACTTTCAACACCTGACTTTTGCCGATATACTTTTGCCAAAAGACTATGAAATATTGGGCAGACAACTGGCACAACCGCTGCGGCAGCTCTACACCGTAGCAGGGCGCGAAAGCACCGAAACCTTTTTTGAAGCCGCCGAGGTGTTGCTGCTCAGTCCCGAATGGCTGAACCCTGTTGCCGAAAAACTGCGCTCGCAAACTTTGGGGGCTTTGCTGGGCGAAGAAAACGGCAAAGCATTGGTTAATACCCTCGCCGAGCGATTGGTAGCAGTAGTAGAATCGCCCGAAGGAAAGCAGGTACTGGAAAATTTTGCTCAGTTTTTCTGGGAAGTACTTTCACAGGAAAAAACCACTGTTTTTTCGTTGCTGAATGAAAATCTGGCTGAACGGTTTGATTCATTTCTTCGGGGCTACTTGCCCATAGTGCTGCAAAAGTTGATTGAGTGGCTCCAATCGCGCCGCAATCGGTTGGAGGCCATCATAGACAGTACTTTCCGCAAAAACATCAAATGGAAGTTTCAGGACATTATTCTACAACTGTTCGTCGGAAGCATCAGCCAATATGCCGATGTGGTGCGCCGCATAACCGATATTTTGGACAAACACAGCCAAAATCCTAAGGAAACCGCAACCCTGCTCACCGAGCAGATTATACGTTTTCTTAAACAAAACACAATCGGGCAGATTGTCAGTCAATTGCGCCAAAACGATAAGCGCCTGCAATTGGCAGGTGCAAACCCTACCTTTACAGGCGACCCGCTGGCAAACTTGCTGCAAAAGGCAATTATCGGGTTGTTGCGGTCTCCGACTGATTCTGTTTTGCGATTTTCCGCGCTGGCAGAGCGCCCGCTGGGCAATTTTATTACACAGGAAGAAACGGTCAAGCTATTGCAGCAAGCCATTTGCTATATCTGGCAGGAACAGATAAAAAAGCGATGGCTGTATGCGCCTCGTTCGGGTGCGCAACTGGAACGACTGGCAGTTGCTTTCCAAGAAACGGCGTATCACCGTCCTTGGGGAGAGTGGGTATCCGAAACGCGATTCCGCAGCCTTTTGCAGCAGGCTGATAACCGACTGCCTGATTGGGTGAAAGGCGCTTTGTTGCAAAATAAGGCTGCTATTGCACACCGAATGCAACTGTGGATAGCCGATTTATCACCCGATGCGCAGGAAGCAGCTCAACTGACGGCTGCATACATAGACACAAGTTTGCGACGATTAGGCACACAGCCGTGGGGCAGTGCCCGTGCCGCATTTGATTCATGGTCAATTGTATTGCCTGCACGCTTACAGCAACTGCTGCTGCAAAATTTGGAATTTCTGCTTACGGGGCGCATAGAGGCGGTAGTTCGCAACAGCCTCCAAAAAATGCCTAATGAAAAGCTGCTGGACTTGGTAGAGCGATTCATGGGGCGCGAATTGAAACCCATTACGTTGCTGGGGGCACTGCTGGGCGGCATTGCAGGCGGAACGCTGGCATTTATACCTGCTTTCAATACCGAAAACCTGATTTCGTGGGAAGATACGGCACTGGCTGCTGCTGCTTACGGCCTCACGGGATATGGCACTAATTGGCTCGCACTGCGAATGATTTTTCGCCCCTATCGCCCGATAGAATGGGCAAAAGGTCGGGCATTGCCGTTTACGCCCGGTGTAGTAGCCAAAAACCAAGGGCGTTTTGCCGAAAACATGGGTAAGTTCGTAGCGGGCGGCCTGCTCAATCCGCAAAATATTGCCGCTACTTTTGACGATAAAAAAGAAACCATCCGCAAACAGGCACGGGAATACATCGCACAACCGCACTTGCTGATTCCCGAAAAGTGGTTACAGGAAAACCGTACGGCCATTGCTGCCGCCCTAACCGATTGGGCAGCACAATCGGTGCAAAAACACTCGCACACGCTCAGCGCAAAAATCGGGCAACGAATCGCCGCATTTTCTGCGGAAAATCTGCCTTGGGAGCATATCAATCGGGTGGCCGCAGAGCAGTTGCAAAATGCCGATAGCAGGGAGCAACTGGCGGCAAAAGTGGCAGAAACCATACTGAAACAATTGCAAAACCCCTCTACGTTCAGCGAGCTTTGGGGCAGCAAGCGGAAAAATTATGCAGGCAAACTGGCCAATGAGGTGCTGCCTTTTGCCATGCACACAGCCGAAACCCTGACCGCAGATGATTTGCGCAAATCGTTATTGCCACCCATAGAACAAGTGTGGCAGCGGTTCAATGAAGCACCGCTCGGGCAATATGTGGGCACTTTGCAACAGGAAAAACTCAAAATGCGGCTGCATGTTGCGTTAGAGCAGCAACTGGCAGACGAATCGCTGCGCGGGTTGCTGTACCAACTCATCGAGAATCGGCTGTCGCAGGAGTTTAGCCCCCATCGGAAAATCAGCGAATTGTTTGACGGCAAGTTGATGGAAGTAATTACCCGCAACTTGGACAGTGTATTAGATGGGTTTATTACCATTGGTTTAAGCTGGTTGCAGGACAACAAAGAACTACTCGCCGAAAAAGTTTATGAACAGGCCTATGCACAAAGCAAGGCAGGAGCATTTGTTTACAAAAGCACCATCAAAGACAGCGTTATTGAACTGGCCAATCAAGGCATCCCTGAGTTTTTCCAGCATGAATCTGCAAGTTTAAAAGAACTTATCGGTGAATGGGCGGGGCAACTGGGCGAAACTCCGCTTTCGGCAATCGGCATAAAGGTTGATGAGTTGTATCTGAAACAACTCACCGATACGCTGCTGGCCAAACCCGAACTGCGCGATGCTATCATGCGTGCACTCAATCTGCTGGTAGATGAATTGGTAAAAATGCCGGTGGCCTCATTTGCGGGCGTGCTCCAAATTACCGATGCAGAAAGCCTTTGGCAACGCACAGCACCCGTAATGGCAGTTGCTTGGCAGGAATTGCAAGCACCTTTGCAGCGGCATTTGCCGGAACTATTGCCGCTGTTGATGCAGGCGGCATTAGAAATAGCCGAACAACTCTGGGGAAAACTTTCGCCCCGCGAAATAACTGCATCGCTCAATACCGATGCCATTGCCAATCGTTTGGAAGTAGCTGTACGGCATTATCTGTCGCAACCGACCACCCGGCAGTGGCTGCAACAAACTTTACGGGAGTGGCAACATCAACTTGCCAATGAACCGCTTGATAAGATATTGCCTGCCAACCATTTGGCCTCGCAAGTGGTTGCGCTGCTGCAACAACTGCTGACCCATGCAGACAGCCGCCATGCAGTGCAGCAACTTGCGGAAGAATTATTAAGTGCGCTGCTGCCGAAGTTGCCGCACAGCCTTGCTCCTGAAACCCTGCAAACTCTTGCCGATGCGTTAGTAAGCGCAGTATTGGAAACGGCACAGCAACATTTGCCCGCCATTGTAAATGCGGTGGATATCCGCAAAGTAGTCATCCGCGAGGTATCGGAAATGAACCCCAAAGAAATAGAAAGCCTGTTTTACAGTTTCGCCGAGCAATATTTCAGACAATTAATTAACTACGGCTTCGGGTTTGGAGTCATTTTCGGCTTGGTGATTGACCTTGCCTTGGGCATGGGCTTGCGCTTGGTTGCAGGCCAGTAGCCGCCCAATCAACCGATTCTTACGGCAAGTACGGTCATGTCATCCCGCAGCGGGGCGCCTTTTCTGTGCTCGTGAAGCGCTTTTTCCAAACCTTCTTTTTGGTGCTCCATGCTCATATGCCCGTAAGCAGAAATCACCTGTTTAAGCTGTTGATAACCAAACTTATCAAGCGATGGATTGGGTTGGTCGGTTATGCCATCGGTAAATAAGTACAGCGAATCTCCCGCATTGACGGTGATATGATGGTCTTGGTAATGATGGTTGAGGTCTTTCTTAAACCCTCCGATAGGTTTGCGGTCGCCGCGTATTTCTTCCAACGTATCGGTTTGTGCTCTGTATATCAGCAAGGCTCGCTTGGCACCCGCAAAACAAACATCATGGCCTTCTATCAGGCAAATACCTACATCCATGCTATCGTTGTTTACCTTTTGCTCCTGACGAAGGACAATGCGCAGGTTTTTGTCCAAGCCGTCCAAAATTTGGGAAGGTTTGGAGAACCCGTGTTGCTTGACTTGCTCGTTCAGTAGGTTATAACCTATCAGCGACATGAAAGCGCCCGGCACACCATGCCCCGTACAATCTACGACAGCAATCAGGGTTTTATTGCCGTCCGAATAGCACCAGTAAAAATCCCCCGATACGATGTCTTTGGGTTGATAATAGACAAAATAGTCTTTAAAGGCTTCCTTAAAAGTGCTTGCAAGCGGCAGAATCGCATTTTGGATAGACTCTGCATAGCGAATACTGGTCGTAATCTGGTGATTTTGGCGTTCAATTTCAGTTTTTTGGGACTGTATTTCCAAATATGCTTTTTCCAGATTTTTGTTTTTCTCTTCAATGCTGTTGCGCTGGCCGATAATTTCTTCTTTCTGTTTTTTGAGTTTTTGAGAAACGCTGTAAGACGCAACGGCTGCTCCGGCAAGCCCTAAGGCTACCAAAGCAATAATCAACAAACGGGCGCGGTAGAGTGCTTCAATGGCTTCTTTCTCCTTCACGGCCGCCTCTTTCTCCGCAGCGATGGTTTCTATTTTCTGAACGGCTGCGGCATTGATTGAGTCTTTGGACATTACCTCTAATCTCATGCGCTCAATCACCTGCTTTATTTTCTCCTGTGCACTTTCGTAAGCAAGGTCGTTTTCTATCAGTTGTTTCTCCAATCGGTTGAGGTATTTGCGGAGTTCTTGTTTGGCCTCATCGGAAAGTTGCTGGTTGCCAAGTTGTGAGGCTATTTTCTCTATTTCATCCCGAATTTTAATGCTGCGCTCATTGAGAAACTGCTTCTCCATCTCCAATTCGTTGAGCACATTGGTGAAGTCTTGCCTGATAATCTCCGAATCGGCTTTTTCGGTGCTTGGCAAAAGTTTTTCCTCCGGTTTGCTGCCGGTGGTTGGTTGCGGCTGCGTGGTTTCCTGCTTGGCCACGGTTGATGGTTTTGCCCCTTTCAGGTAAACAAAAAAACGCCTGTTGGCTGCTGTGTAGTAGGTGCTGCTGACCTCGTAGCCCTCAACGGAGATTGGCTCGCTGTCGAGCTCATCGGCTTTAAAATAGGGCGGGCTGTTAAACTCTACACAGCCTTTTTCATTGGTTCTGAATTTCTTCCCCTTTATAGTAACGGCAACCTGTGCAGGCAGCGGCAGGCTTCTTTCATCAAAAAACTCTATCAGTTGCACAACCCCCTCGGGCAATTCTTCTTTCAATTTGATTATCAAAGTATTGGCTGCCGCATTGTAAGCATAGCCGCCACGCTCTATTTTTTTATTGCCCACATAGACAGCCGTTTGCCCCAAAACAGCAAAAGAGGCAGGCATCGGCAGTTCAAAGTTGCCGTTTCCGTCTGTTTCATCCACAATATTATTGAAGCCCTCAAAGAAAACTTTTACCCCTTTGACAGGCTGATTGTCCGTATTGACAACCTGACCTGAAAACAGTCTGGTTTTATTGCCCTGCGCACCTGATTGCCCCGAATGGAAAACGAATAAAAACAAATAACAAAATACTACTATGATGAACTTATTCAGAGATTTCATTACTTTGAGTTTGAAGGGCAATTTAGCGAAAAAGCGACGAAAAAGGAAAGGATTTACTAACTTGGGTAGTTGATTGTCCGTTAATGAGAAGGGGTATCTTCCGAGCCATTTCCAAAATAAACACCTATGAAGCAATTATTTACTTCTCTTTTTCTGTCTTTCATCTGCTATCTCGCATGGGGGCAACCACAAAGCGGGCTGGATTACTATGTTAAAGCCTCGCAAGCAAAAAAATCAGGCCAATACGAGCAGGCCATTCAAAACTATGACTTAGCCTTGCAACGCGAACCGAGCAATCACTTCTACTTGTACGAAAAAGGGTTGTGTGAATATTTGCTGAAACGATACCCCGGCGCAGCCTCTACGCTTTCTTCGGTTTTAAAGTTGCAGAGCGATTACACGCCCGCTTACATTCTGCTCGCCAAAATAGCCGTAGCCTCCAACGACTCAAAAAAAGTAGTGGAAAACCTCAACATGGCGGCCAAATATGAAAAGGACAACAACAAAAAAATCAATTACAGGCTGTATGCCATGAGCCGCTTGGTGAGAGACGGCGACTTGGCACAAGCCTACGAACAGGTAAAACAGGCATACCAAATTTCGCAGGAAGACACTTCGGTAGTTTACTTCTATGCCAAAATGAATAACATCCTCGGCAAATACGCCGAAGCAGAAAATGCCATCCAAAAGTTTCTGCCCAAAATTGCCAAAAATGCCCCTCCCGCAAAGGCAAAGTATTACTACGAACTTGGTTTTGCACAATTTCAACAAGGGCAATACGAAAAAGCCGCCGCTACGTGGAAACAGGCAGAGTATGGCGTTTTCAAGTCGCGTATAGAAAAATATTCTGCCAAAAACTTTGCAGCCATTGCCCTTACCTACTTCCGCATTTATGAAGACAGCATTTCCAATTACTATGCTGAAAAAGCACTTGCCATGGAAAAGGGATATCCTAATGCGCACGTCATTTTGGTACAACTTGCCAAACGCAAAGTAGATCACAGCGTAACCCTACCCCAATTACAAAATGCCGCCCAACACGAAAGCAACCCTGTCAAGAAA from the Rhodoflexus caldus genome contains:
- a CDS encoding PP2C family protein-serine/threonine phosphatase, coding for MKSLNKFIIVVFCYLFLFVFHSGQSGAQGNKTRLFSGQVVNTDNQPVKGVKVFFEGFNNIVDETDGNGNFELPMPASFAVLGQTAVYVGNKKIERGGYAYNAAANTLIIKLKEELPEGVVQLIEFFDERSLPLPAQVAVTIKGKKFRTNEKGCVEFNSPPYFKADELDSEPISVEGYEVSSTYYTAANRRFFVYLKGAKPSTVAKQETTQPQPTTGSKPEEKLLPSTEKADSEIIRQDFTNVLNELEMEKQFLNERSIKIRDEIEKIASQLGNQQLSDEAKQELRKYLNRLEKQLIENDLAYESAQEKIKQVIERMRLEVMSKDSINAAAVQKIETIAAEKEAAVKEKEAIEALYRARLLIIALVALGLAGAAVASYSVSQKLKKQKEEIIGQRNSIEEKNKNLEKAYLEIQSQKTEIERQNHQITTSIRYAESIQNAILPLASTFKEAFKDYFVYYQPKDIVSGDFYWCYSDGNKTLIAVVDCTGHGVPGAFMSLIGYNLLNEQVKQHGFSKPSQILDGLDKNLRIVLRQEQKVNNDSMDVGICLIEGHDVCFAGAKRALLIYRAQTDTLEEIRGDRKPIGGFKKDLNHHYQDHHITVNAGDSLYLFTDGITDQPNPSLDKFGYQQLKQVISAYGHMSMEHQKEGLEKALHEHRKGAPLRDDMTVLAVRIG
- a CDS encoding tetratricopeptide repeat protein, translating into MKQLFTSLFLSFICYLAWGQPQSGLDYYVKASQAKKSGQYEQAIQNYDLALQREPSNHFYLYEKGLCEYLLKRYPGAASTLSSVLKLQSDYTPAYILLAKIAVASNDSKKVVENLNMAAKYEKDNNKKINYRLYAMSRLVRDGDLAQAYEQVKQAYQISQEDTSVVYFYAKMNNILGKYAEAENAIQKFLPKIAKNAPPAKAKYYYELGFAQFQQGQYEKAAATWKQAEYGVFKSRIEKYSAKNFAAIALTYFRIYEDSISNYYAEKALAMEKGYPNAHVILVQLAKRKVDHSVTLPQLQNAAQHESNPVKKKEMLMNIGEQQLQLGRYEEANQTLGQLLSTDQDNQKAQLLRLLIPYLQKNYRATITATEAAIKKIPDFNAQAPFIFLQAMALKKSGQTENALRTFRRLLSTPLAGAATAEIDQMTQQTNYDDDFNLRLIDPPENAK